A window of Sebastes umbrosus isolate fSebUmb1 chromosome 6, fSebUmb1.pri, whole genome shotgun sequence genomic DNA:
TTCTTGCTGCAATACTGTTGCACTTCCTGTTGCTTAATGTGTTTGATACTGTTGtaatcttaaaggaacagtgtgtagtagTGATTTGTGGGTCAGGGTGGACCCGTCATGAGAGCCAATCGCTACGCTACTAAAAAATACTACGctgctttgtcactttttgACCTGCCCACCCGAACCCACGATATTTTCTAGTAAGCTCACCCGAACCCGCCTGACCACGTGGGTCGACGTGCGCATAActagtgtgtagcatttagagggatctactggcagaaatggaatataatattgatactagggctgtcaatcgatgaaaatatttcatcacgattaatcgcaagattgtccagagttaatcccgattaattaatcacatatttttatctgttcaaaatgtacctttaagggagatttgtcaagtatttaatactcttatcaacatgggagtgggcaaatatgcttgttttatgcaaatgtatgtatatatttattattggaaatcaattaacaacacaaaacaatgacaattattgtccagaaaccctcacaggtactgcatttagcataaaagatatgctcaaatcataacatggcaaactcgagcccaacaggcaacaacagctgtcagtgtgtcagtgtgctgacttgactatgacttgccccaaactgcatgtgattatcataaagtgggcatgtctgtaaaggggagactcgtggatacccatagaacccattttcattcacatatcttggggtcagcggtcaagggacccctgaattggccatgccagttttacctcgccaaaatttagcactaGGTTGGaccgttatttaacctcctttgtgacaagttagtatgacatggttggtatcaatgaaTTCATcgggttttttagtttcatatgatgacagtatcttcattctagctttaaaatttaAGCTCACTACAACTTCTGAAAGAACGAATAGCGGCCCGGCCTGAAGGCGGctcgtcggatttttaagaggttttaTTAAAAGTTGCAAGTttcgttaatgtgttaaagaaattagtggcgttaaaagaaatttgcaattaataagtttgttttctttagtgcataatcacctgaaaataagaattgttgggttcttgttaccttagaatgagcatttatatctacatagggagctggtcctcttcacagagccggccaccatgtttctacagtagcccagaacggacaaacaaaacacgAGCTCTAGAGCGAGCAATTCaggttttcgcgtcggccactgtagctctcctacacgcttggcacacgggagaagtttcagttggttgcaatctgcaacctcactgctagatgccaccaaatcctacacactgcacctttaagtctttttttccagcctcATTAAGGTTAATGAACACAAACATTGTGATACCTTCACAGGCATGCTCTAACCTGGTAGGGGACTGTTACGAATATCCTGCTAAAGAGAAGCTGATGGAGTATAAGATCATAGTCACCACCCTGATTACCGCTGGAAGGTAATGAATGACTGACAGCACAGTTTGCTCACCTGCATGACACCATCAAAGTTACATCACACTGTTGCATACTGTATTATTCACATCCTGTTTATATCCTCTTCCATCCAAAATACTGACAGTCAACTCCACAGATGAACTTAATGCGGGGTAAAGTTTTCAACCATATATGTATATGCTCTGATCTCTGCAGGCTGGTCACAGGAGGCATTCCTGATGATCATTTCACTCACGTGTTTGTGGACGAGGCAGGACACGCTGTGGAGACCGAATGTTTAGTTCCACTGGCaggtaaagaaaacaaacagccgTGTGCTTTCTGTAATTGTATTGCACTTGTTTTACGTGTTTGATGATTTTTGTTATCTGCGGAACAAAGGACTGCTCGATGCAGAGTCTGGTCAGGTTGTTCTGGCTGGAGACCCCAAGCAGCTCGGGCCCATTCTCAGATCCCCTTTTGCGCTGAGATACGAGATGGGTAAGCACAGACGCACTCACATATACACCGTCCTGTTTATAACACTACAGTTTGGATGAATGAGGATACATAGTTTAAAGGTTTTAAAGGAGTTGAACGGCTTTGCTCTCTGCAGGAGTGTCCCTTTTGGAGCGCATGATGAAGAATTTCCCTCTGTACCAGAAGGACGAGGAGGGCGCGTACAGCAATCGCTTTGTCACCAAACTGCTGCAGAACTACAGGTGTGGTACTAGAGATTGTTACAGGGCACTCCTTGacataaataatgtatataatttaAATGCGATTGATTTGTACTTTTCAGGTCCCATCCTGCCATTCTGAAGGTTCCCAACGAGCTCTTCTATGATGGAGAGCTGCAGTGCTGCGCAGATGAAATTTTGCGCAACTCCTACTGCAGATGGGAACACCTCAAGACGCAGGTAATGCTTCTTCTTTTAgcgcacacatactgtacggaCCACGTGCAAACAGAAACTGATCATGTAGAAATcaaagcatgaaaaatgacaacCCATACACCTGCACCTCATGACTTTACTATAtcttatattgtgtttattcaaCATATAATGGAGTCATTCCATTCTCATTCTAGAGCGAAAATAATTAGTTTCTTAATCtattagttgatcaacagaaaattaattgccagctatttttataattgattaattgtcaaTTTTGAAGCTaaataccaaacatttgctgggTCCAGCATGTCCAACGTGAGGATTTTTGGATTTTCTCTGTATTAtgtcattgtaaactgaataggTTTATAACAGTcggttggaaaaaaaacaagcaatttgaagatgatAATTTGGGGTCTAAGAAAttatgatgggcatttttcacactATTTCATAGTCTGTCATACACTAaacaatttaaatgaatgagaaagacagattaatcgacaatgaaaataattgttctaACTAATGGGGTGCGGTTTTCCCCTTTTTGATTGAGCcagaaaatacatttaacatcttgattaatttaatgattttactagtataaaaagaataaataaaaaaaattctgaccATGAAATACTGTGTTCATTGTGAATGACACAAAAAACTCAGACTGATTTCCATTTCATCATTGAGGATGGTTATTGACTGTAGAGAGGCAAACTGATTCGTCAGATTATTCAATTCTGCAAAACACAGGAAAGAAGGACCCACTTGTCTGTTGCTTcaccacacaaacaaacctAACAATTATCAAAGAACAAGAAAACAGCCTTATAACTGCCTTATAACTATacatgcttttttcttttttttaaatctcaattTGAGTTTATTCCACCTCACAGCAACTCAGTACTCAAAAGAAGTACTCCCAAGatattttctttaatatttatataataaatctCACATACCTCTCAGGGCTTCCCGGTGATCTTCCGGGGCGTGACCGGTATTGACGAACGTGAGGCCAGCAGTCCTTCATTCTTCAACATAGCAGAGGTGGAGGTGCTGATGGAATATGTGaggaagctgctgctgtcacatgGCAAGAAGGGCCTGGCTACCATCTTCCCCAAAGACATAGGCATCatcgccccctacaggaaacaggtcAGAATTAACTCAACACACAAAGAATACAACAGTGTATCTTATTGTTGTTGAGGATTACTTTAGTCAAAGTGCAAATGAACACAGGTTGAAgtggaaaaatgtaataatatgtTGTTTTTCATGTGTCACATAGGTGCAGAAAATCCGCAAGGCCCTGGAAAAAGTTGGGAAAGAACTTAAACTTGTGGACATTAAGGCCCTAAAGGTAACAACATATTTCACACTTCATGTGAAACACACAGCTGAAGCAGCGTCTTAAAgtgtgtatacatgtgtgtgtgtgtgtcaggttggTTCGGTGGAGGAATTCCAAGGTCAGGAGAGGAGAGTTATCTTGGTGTCTACAGTTCGGAGCAGCCCCGAATACGTAGAGATAGACAAAACGTTCAACCTCGGCTTTGTCAAGAACGTGAAGgtatacaaaacaaacacatacacgtACACtttatgtacacacacagaacatgatTCTGACACGCTCTTTTCTTGTCCAGAGATTCAACGTGGCTTTGACTCGAGCGAAAGCCCTGCTGATCGTGGTGGGAAACCCCAGAGTGCTGAACACAGATACTACCTGGGCCCGGTATGTGTCACATGGCTGCTTCTGGTTTCTGCTATCagcatacacatatacatatatatacatatatatatatatatatatgtatatatatattaaccaGGGCTCTAGACTGTGATCAGTTTTTGTGAGTGTGCATGTTAAAATTTCACATAGTTGCATTCATGCATGAAATTGAGCAGAAATGCTTCCGTGTGAGGAGAGACAGCTTTTACGCTCGCTCTGAGCACTCGTATCACATGCATGCGCCTGGTTTTTATGTGCACAGTTTGAGATTAGTTAAACACCATACATGTACACAACGGCGCACATCCCGTGATGCACATGTATGTAGCGGCGGAAAACTTTACTAAACGATCTGTTTAGCTGTTACTGTGTTCCAAAAATGAAGCGGTATATAgctgattattaaaaaaaagcagagaggaggaccGCGATATacaaaacacactgttacaagtaagtcctgcattcaaaatcttacttatgtaaaagtatGTACGTATATAAtcaagaaaatgtacttaaagtataaaagtaaaagtactcactatGCAGCCAAATTGCCTCTTTAGTTGTTTAGCCCTGTTAACATTTCAATTCAAGAGGAGTCTCTGATAACATTATTCTCTCCCTCCCTACTCGTCTGCAGCTTCATCCAGTACTGTCGAGATGAAGGAGGCTACGACGGCTATGAGCCTGTAGAGGAGGACGAAGACGTGGTGATGAGACTCTCTGCCCTCTGCATCAGCATCGATGTTCAAGGTGACAGACACATAtctttgttttcatcactaaccCCCCTGAGAATGAACATTTCTGAATTGATGTTAAAATTGTCCACCTGTGAATCTTTTCTTGCCAGTGGAGACCGCAGAGAGTGTCGTCCAGCAGCAACTGGACCCCGAGTGGAGGAACGACCTGTGAGGGCAAGGAGAGCACAATCTTCCATTTCATATTCAAGACGACAAAGTTTCTACATTTGTACTTAAATTCTCCAAAAACGTCTCAATGGCACTTTTACACTGTATTCCTGAGACAAAAACAGCATTCCAATATATCTCGTTAATGTCAGGTTATTGTCTTTTTAATGTCCGCTATATGAGCTTGACCAAAGACCATAGAGGACAGGGAGCTGTCCATTAGAACAGACTGTTTCGGCTACCTCAGTGGACTGCACTAAGGCCCTGATCACACAGAGCGGCTCTCGTTTTGCAGATGAAAAAGGCGATGCGCACTGCCTTTTTTTGCCCGATCAGCGTTGCAGTTgctgtaccttttttttttaattattatagttGCTAGACAAACAGCGACTGAGTGCTAACATAAGCATAACACAAACCATTAACTGTACGCTACctaatagttaatagtacagtttaaattaatgaaaacaactcaCCCGAAATCTCAAGTACCGTTCAGATCATAGTAACTACGGTTGGTAAAGTCATAAAGCTCAGAGTATCCAGCAAAAGTCAGGGCGCTTTTCTACTCCGAGTTGAGTTTTTTTCAACTAAAGGCATTTGGGCGCTCCTGAAAAGAACGCGAGGCGCTCAGCAACGCAAAAGCAGCGCGCAAAACGCTTCACTCATTAAATAGCCGCCCCAGGCTGCTAAAACGCGCTGTCTGATCAGGGCCCAACACCACTTGACttcaaaaactgctgcaaaAAACGTCAGTCTCAGGGTTATTTAATTGACAGTTTTTAACTTTGCTCAATCATGACTGCCCTTTAAAGATCATGTagttatatgtatgtatatatatatatccaatcTATTTTAAAATCACTATTGCACAACACAGATTTTTAAAGAATATTaaccaaattaaaaatgtttaaggTGTATTTTCAACTGTTTAGCATTTTAAGCgaatttaaaaacatgaaatggaaatgcaGAAGTTCTATTATGTCATCCAAACAAGTCTTTTTGTCAATGATAAAGTTATACAAACCATGTCAGGATATGAATGtaaatgcatttataaaaagattaaaatcatttgcaagattttgagttattcaacaacaaaaagtctgtttgtaaaaaaataaaaaatgcaagcTAAACAAAACCAGTTAAGATTGCGTAGTATTTCAAAAATACTTTAATAACATGTTTGTCTCATCCAGACATTCAACACATCCCACTCCTGTTTGTAAAGCGTCATCACAATCAACATTTTCTCTTGAACTTTGTAAGACATTACAGATGTAGAGGCACTGTCCAGAAATTAGCCCGAGACGCAACATTGTGATCTCTATGGATCTGAATGTACTGGATAAAAAGATCTCCACAGTTGTAGCTTATGATGGTGGTTAGATCAATGTAGGGAGTGTTAAATATACTTACAGTGGGTTCAGGGCTCTTTCATGACAGGACCTGAAGAAGATGAGGTGGTTTGATGATTCTGTCACTTAGTGATGACGATACACGTCTGGAGAAAATTATTAATTAGAATAATTGTGGTTGCTGCCACTGATAAAGTTTGATCTCAGAGTTTATCACTATTCTGTGTTTGAATCTTCTGTGAACGGCACTTATGATGcattagtgtaaaaaaaaaaaaatcaaattgacTGTTTCAGCTCTGAGTACAAACACACTGCCGTCGTTCTTAGACATATACACCATCTATTTATTGGTTGGGCCCCACTTAAATGGCCTTAAACGGCTAAGCAAGAGAAAAATGACAGGACACTGGCTACGCTCTCAGATATGCTCGTTCCAATCACATTTCAAGGAAGGTCCCTTGTGTGTAGTGTCAAATAAAGGCCTATTTTAATAAACTGTTTATACACAGAATAGGCTGTTCACATGTTGTGTCTAAAAACGcgtggaaaacgccagccgagccactttcatccttttatccaaggtgcttgggaggttaCGCTCTTCCGTTACTACGCAACCAAAACTTGCGTGCGCCGATGAAGTTACGGTAATTTAGCAGTACTGGCAGATTTAACTACACAAAGTCAAAACAAGGAAATTGATTTACAGCACCGTcaatccctcacagtagctttactgctcTGTGTCAATTAGGCTaacctttcaaccggatgttgtgacgtcctcGGACAGAAATGGTGACGCAAGTAAAATAGTCCGCGGGACAGATGTAAAGCTCTGTGTAGCCCTGCAATAAAATGATATTTACAGAGGAAAGCAAAGATATCTGCCaactgtgattggttgttcctcgtcaaATTCTCGCTTTGCTGCGTTCCAgaagtttaattattttttacctaAACAGTCGTGCCCTGTTAAATAGGGAATGCTTGCCTGCCAAAACCTCGTCGCTGTCACGTTTGAGCGCCTTCCATGCGTCTACATTGACATTTTAGGGCACAACAAACATGTCATGTGAACGGCCCCTGATGTGTCTGAATATTAATATGGCTGTTTactggacagtgtgtgtgtgtgtccattgtGTGTTGAGCCCAGAAACCTGTAGATCCAGTACACAGTGATGCGTAATGACTGTATACTGGATCTGAATCAACATTACAGAGTTCAGACAGGAGGCGTTGGTGACGTCGTGGTAGAGGCTAGTCTGTTGGAGCCAGGGTGAGCGTGACTGAGAGCATTGTGTCCATGACAATAGACCACTGTCTCCAGTGCCGGCTTAAGCCATCGCcatggaagagagacagagcaaAGTGCAGTCCAAAACCTTTCTCCACACAAACAGtctgtgctgctgcttcacTTTATGTAGGTTTCAGTGGATTAATGCAGAGTGAACAGGATCTAAATTTAGTCCTTTGTGTCAGAATAGAAAGCTGGAGCTCTGCTGACTCTGCATTTGGTGAAATAGGACAGAGTGTAAAGTTAATAGTGGTGTGACATGTAGGTGGAATCGTGACTGAAGCGGATGTATAAAAGGAGACGGAGTGGTACATGCGGGTTGAAGAGAAGCAGGGGGGCCTTTAAGTGAACTACAAAACCCTTCTCTGTAAACAATCATAACACAGACATGATGTATTTGTAAAGTATATGcacatataaatacaaacatacattCATATAGGAGGAAGGGACAGGTCCTTGgtggaggaaaacaaaacaccaaaccAACAGAAACAAATAGGTGTGAGTAGCAGaggaaatagtttttttttttttaaaaaaggctgatttgttttgcttttaaacAGGTGTGTCAGTCTTTCATATTCTCCTGTGGCATATCTGCATCTGTGAAGTTAAGTATAGTCCACGGAAGCCATTGATTTAAGGTTTCTCTAAGTTTGCTCTGTGCATAAGGGGGGAGGAGTCCTCCCTCAGGTGCTGATTGGCCAACAAACTCCGTCCCTTCACAGTAGCTGGCAGCCGCCCCTCTTCTTGCGCTTGCGGACCTGCAGCGCTGCTCTGGTGGCCATCTCAAAGACCTCCCGCACGCCGTCCTTGGTCTTGGCGGAGCACTCCAGGTAGCCGAAGGCACTGATGCGGTTGGCCATGTCTCTGCCCTCCTCAGACTTAACGGGCTCCTGGAGGTTTAATGTACAGACAGTGGGTTAAAATGACGCTGTGGGTGTAGAACATAGATacagaataggagtagaacaggCTTTCCTATTAAAATCAACAAAGAGTGTTAGGGATTGTCAGCTAGCCACCCGGCCAGGCACGCTCACACAACCCACTGTCTCAAGGGACCGTCTCGTAGACAAGAGGCTGTTATCTCCCTGTTCACGGATGGTTTGTTTAGATATCACAACACACATCTGCcttgttcattttttatttggtgctatattttacacatttttatattccCATATTTTCAACTATAGGAGAGACTACCATTGTCTTGGCAAGATACTTATCTATCAGACACATTATATAGAATGgaattattgataataataataacgttGCACCAGAACACCCCACAGGAGGTTCCCAGTAATTTTTgaatggacatttgtgttgtaATATTTAAACAGACCATCCGTGAACGGTCTCATGAGACAGCAAGTTCTGTGAGCGTGACTGGCCGACTCGCTAGCCAACGATCCCTGCAGGAGCGTCTACGAGACCGGTCTCGTGAGAGAGTTTGAGCCAGTCAACAGCGGGATCTGTCAGCGTGACTGGCCGGGTGGCTGGCTGACAATCCCCGCAGGCTGCAAGCTTGTTGTCGCGCCGGTTTGTGGAGCTTCACAACTCCGAAAACGTCAATCATGACCACGGAAAACGGTTAATTGTCTGTTCTACTTCTATTCTGTTTCTATTGTATAGACATTTAATAGGGAGATTGATTAGTTTtgggcagtggtggaatgtaactaagtatatttactcaagtactgtacttaaagctacagttagtaactttaatacaaaaataactttgtcatatttgctcaaactgttACTGTGTCCTGAAAGTAGTACacgagacagataatctgtgggaaaaaaaatctgttttttttttgcatctttttaGTGACCCTAATGGCaattgcaagatttcaccacgAAGAAAactaaaccaatcagagccgaggcgTCTCTAATGCAGTGACTTGTGAAGctcatgaactccgatcaaatggtcaaactaggcagcgctgatcgaatatgaatcaatattctgttactgtaatgtctatttctcccctcaaatgttttcagaaacatcttgtagtgtactgtactacacaatattgattcatatttgatcagcactgcctagtttgaccattagATCGGAGTTCATGAGCAGTGCTCGACAGCTGTGTTAGAGACTACTCGGCTCTGAATGGTTGTTTCACGTCGGGTGCTGTGGAATCTTccaaatgccattaggaacacAGAGGGCAGGCAGGGGAACCAGATTtgttcacagattatctgtctcatgtactactgtcaggatatagtgacagttagAGCAAAAACATTAGTTTTGttaaagttaccaactgtagctttaaaggataacttcagtagttttcaacctggaccctgttttcccatgtttttgtgtctaagtgactaatggggacatcACTTTTTGAAACTGGTTGAGTATTGTTGCAGCTGCTCAACAGCTGTATTGTAATCGCTTGGAGCAACCAGTCACCTTTAGTTTACGTTCACtagaagtgcttgtttttgccaccgaCAGGCTCAGATGGTTGTTataaatgtctgacaacattatggaaaggaccctaaagcaaaataaaatgtttttcttaccttttgctttctgtttgtcattgtgAGTTGTTGCCGGAagagacaacggtggaaacgtgagtgagtgagtgagtgccACGGGACACTGGTGCGTCAGACTTTGTtatgttggagtacagaaagtgtagcttagtgttatctcaaagatgttcagtgtcatggctgaatatttagaagTCTTGGACAATGTGGATGCGACGAGAGATTTCAGAATGCTACTTATCCGAGCGAGACGCACAGTAACAGACCGGCTCAAGCGAAAGACAAGAAAAATGTTTCATATCTCTGTAGGgacctttccataatgttgtcagacactttaaATGGCAATCTGAGCCTGCCAgtagcaaaaacaagcacttttagtggacgtaaactgacagTTAGgctgccccaaatgattacattacagcttgtttagcggctggCGGTTACagtgttctccctcaatactgatCCAACTTCAAGAAGTGTTGTGGTCAGACACAagaacatgggaaaatagagtccaggttgaaaaatagtTATTATAAGTTATTCTTTAAGTACAAattcaaggtacttgtacttcagaGTATTTCccttttatgcaactttatacttctactccactatatctcaGAGCCAATTCAGGCAAATATTGGACTTTTTACTCTGCTAAATTTATcagacagctttagttacttttgaGATTATAATTTTTCATtctcttcctgtccagtgaaaaccatgcATCTCCAGATTTGatgatgttgaatgtttctGATAAACTGAAGGTTGAAGTGTTCCTAAATAAACTATTtgaaaagcctcttggatcagctggaaaatgcatcgtcacaaagctgaaaacagactTTTTAGAGAgacgtggttctcacaggacagcgaggctatgatgatcttatagaatatgatgcactGCTGTAGATTTAACTACCCAACAATATATAAAGGAGGTAAAATTAGCAGAACctaaaacatctacagcagtaaaatgcaacacgCACATTAATCCACTAGTAACATTAATCTAAACACATCATACGTATATAATAGTAAATCACTGACATTTTactgcagaatgagtactttaactGTTCATACTTTAAGTAAATTTTGCTTTCATACTTTTACTGAGGTAAAAGgtttttacttgtagtggagtattttcacagtgtggtattagtacttttacttaggtaatggatctaaatacttcttccaccactggttttgGGATGATTTGTTGCCAGTAACCATAAAAAGCATATAGAGACACACACCTGTTTCATCTTGGCCAGCTCCCTGCGTGTGTGTTCATCATTCCTGAGGTCCTTCTTGTTACCCACGAGAATGATCGGGACGTTGGGACAAAAGTGTTTCACTTCAGGCGTCCATTTCTCAGGAATGTTCTCtacaaaaatgaaagaaaaatataaaatttagAAAACAGGTCAAGTCACTGCACTGCAAATCCTAGACTTTTCCCTACAAGGACAGTTAGGGGAGCCCTTGCTGTTTCCCTTACGACTGTACAGACATAAACATCAAGAGGTCTCTGACCCCTCGCTGATACACGATCGAGCCCGCTAGCCAAAGTCTGCGCTGTCTAGAAGGAGATGCCATACTGTGATAGGGTAGACATGTCCATATCAAAAACACTGTGGGAGAAAGCCCCCGGGCTGAAGCTTTTATAAACAAGATGTTCTTCATCTGATTTCATTTGGTTTTTGAGAACGAAGAACACTCAGTTCGTAGACTGAAATACATGTCACATATTCTGCATATGCTTCCAGAAAATGCCGTCATAATCTTGATCTTCACACAACAGCAGCCGCTAGGTTATAGTCTGGAAATTTGTTCATCTTGTTCCATTTTAATGTGGAAATAACTGGAGTTAAAATGCAGTACAGTATTCATTTAACTGCCTATTAACTGCCAAAGTCTATTACGGAATAGAGCTGGAAGAatgaatcaattagttgtcaactaaattaatatatttaatagaattataattacattttaatttatccTTAATATTCCTTAATCTTAAATCCTTtatatgaattattaatataatattcccATCCTATTAAGGATGCATTGATCAGAATCAATCTACATTAGGTCAATCCTGCATACTCTACTGTCTAGGTTGTTCAACCAACCTTTAATTGACTTTAATAGGGCTGCTACTAACGATTACTTTCATTGTCGAgaaatctgttgattattgtggatcagtgtttcccaaagcccaggacaatatcttaaaatgttttgttttgtccacaactcaaagttattcagtttactgtcatagaggagtaaagaaaccagaaaatattaaataaaaaataactcaaaccgattaatcagttatcaaaatagttgattaatttaatagctgacaactaatcgattaatcattgcagctcttgACTTTAAATTGTACTACTCTACTGTATTTA
This region includes:
- the LOC119490309 gene encoding rho-related GTP-binding protein RhoA-D, whose protein sequence is MAAIRKKLVIVGDGACGKTCLLIVFSKDQFPEVYVPTVFENYIADIEVDGKQVELALWDTAGQEDYDRLRPLSYPDTDVILMCFSIDSPDSLENIPEKWTPEVKHFCPNVPIILVGNKKDLRNDEHTRRELAKMKQEPVKSEEGRDMANRISAFGYLECSAKTKDGVREVFEMATRAALQVRKRKKRGGCQLL